From Cellulosimicrobium cellulans, the proteins below share one genomic window:
- the murJ gene encoding murein biosynthesis integral membrane protein MurJ: protein MSARAGRLRAATGTLAGAAAMITLVTIASRLVGFARSLVQSAAVGTEGVGSAYTAANLLPNVLFEVAAGGALAGAVVPLLAGPIVRRSGTEVSRIASALLGWTLVVLVPLGGLLALLAQPIAGLLMSEHPELVDVTATFVRVFALQVPLYGLAVVLGSVLQAHKRFFWQAFSPLLSSLAVIVVFLVFARLADGDQADVAALSGDAIAWLGWGTTAGVAVLALPLVLPVHRLGVRLRPTLRFPGGEAVRARNLAFAGIGALVAQQVSVLAIMGAAYRYGPEQTFPTYWFAQQVYLLPYAVLAFPLATSAFPRLAEHVAHARHDAYRRLLATTTRTLIVVAGLGAAALIAASAAVEAVFAHIAKGSVAGLGGAVAGMAVGIVGFSLILHLSRALYTIDRQRVAVVVTAAGWLVVAATAYLLPAVTGVRDQAGVLFQLGLATAVGMSVAGAGLLLATRRHAGPGATHGVPRTLLVVAVGVALGALAGSAVSGALLPDDAGWLPAVGVGILAALAAGAVVVGVSLAGDRAALLGVLRRGRSGGAPAEDEPTT from the coding sequence GTGAGCGCGCGGGCGGGGCGGCTGCGCGCCGCCACGGGCACCCTGGCGGGCGCCGCCGCGATGATCACGCTCGTGACGATCGCGAGCCGGCTCGTCGGCTTCGCGCGGTCGCTCGTGCAGTCCGCCGCGGTCGGCACCGAGGGCGTCGGTTCGGCGTACACGGCGGCAAACCTCCTGCCGAACGTCCTCTTCGAGGTCGCGGCCGGGGGCGCGCTCGCGGGGGCGGTCGTGCCGCTCCTCGCGGGGCCGATCGTCCGCCGGTCGGGCACCGAGGTCTCGCGCATCGCGTCCGCGCTGCTCGGCTGGACGCTCGTCGTGCTGGTCCCGCTCGGGGGCCTCCTCGCCCTCCTCGCGCAGCCGATCGCCGGGCTCCTCATGAGCGAGCACCCTGAGCTCGTCGACGTCACCGCGACCTTCGTGCGCGTCTTCGCGCTCCAGGTCCCGCTCTACGGTCTCGCGGTGGTGCTCGGGAGCGTCCTGCAGGCGCACAAGCGCTTCTTCTGGCAGGCGTTCTCGCCGCTGCTGTCGAGCCTCGCCGTCATCGTGGTCTTCCTCGTGTTCGCGCGGCTCGCGGACGGTGACCAGGCGGACGTCGCCGCGCTGTCGGGCGACGCCATCGCCTGGCTGGGCTGGGGCACGACGGCGGGCGTCGCGGTCCTCGCGCTGCCGCTCGTCCTCCCCGTGCACCGGTTGGGCGTGCGGCTGCGCCCCACGCTGCGGTTCCCGGGCGGCGAGGCCGTCCGCGCGCGCAACCTGGCGTTCGCGGGGATCGGGGCGCTCGTCGCGCAGCAGGTCTCCGTGCTGGCCATCATGGGCGCCGCGTACCGGTACGGGCCGGAGCAGACCTTCCCCACCTACTGGTTCGCGCAGCAGGTGTACCTGCTGCCCTACGCCGTGCTGGCGTTCCCGCTCGCGACGAGCGCGTTCCCCCGGCTCGCCGAGCACGTCGCCCACGCGCGCCACGACGCCTACCGGCGCCTCCTCGCGACGACCACGCGGACGCTGATCGTCGTGGCCGGCCTGGGCGCCGCGGCTCTGATCGCGGCGTCCGCGGCCGTCGAGGCGGTGTTCGCGCACATCGCCAAGGGATCGGTCGCGGGCCTCGGGGGCGCGGTCGCCGGCATGGCGGTCGGCATCGTCGGCTTCTCGCTGATCCTGCACCTGTCGCGCGCGTTGTACACGATCGACCGCCAGCGCGTCGCGGTCGTCGTGACCGCCGCAGGGTGGCTCGTCGTGGCGGCGACCGCGTACCTCCTGCCCGCCGTGACGGGCGTGCGCGACCAGGCCGGGGTGCTGTTCCAGCTCGGCCTGGCGACCGCGGTCGGCATGTCGGTCGCGGGCGCCGGCCTGCTCCTCGCGACGCGCCGCCACGCGGGTCCCGGGGCGACGCACGGCGTCCCGCGGACGCTCCTGGTCGTCGCCGTGGGCGTGGCCCTCGGCGCGCTGGCGGGCTCGGCGGTCTCGGGCGCGCTGCTGCCCGACGACGCGGGCTGGCTGCCCGCCGTCGGGGTCGGGATCCTCGCCGCGCTCGCGGCGGGGGCGGTCGTCGTCGGGGTGTCGCTCGCGGGGGACCGCGCTGCGCTGCTCGGCGTGCTGCGCCGTGGCCGGTCCGGTGGGGCGCCCGCGGAGGACGAGCCGACCACCTAG
- a CDS encoding CTP synthase, translated as MNRPSSRLNASGARTEHRTAHVFVTGGVASSLGKGLTASSLGRLLRSRGLRVTMQKLDPYLNVDPGTMNPFQHGEVFVTEDGAETDLDIGHYERFLDVDLEATANVTTGQVYSQVIARERRGEYLGDTVQVIPHITDEIKSRMRAQAGEDVDVIITEIGGTVGDIESQPFLEAARQVRHELGRDDVFFLHVSLVPYIGPSGELKTKPTQHSVAALRSIGIQPDAIVLRADRVVPEPVKRKIALMCDVDNEAVVNAVDAPSIYDIPRVLHSEGLDAYVVRRLGLPFHDVDWDGWSQLLERVHQPAHRVEVALVGKYIDLPDAYLSVTEALRAGGFANDAKVTIRWVASDECQTPAGADDALHGVDAVLVPGGFGVRGIEGKLGALRWARENKVPTLGICLGLQSMVIEYARNVLGIDDASSTEFDPGTSHPVIATMEEQLAIVGGDGDLGGTMRLGSYEAALAPGSVVAKTYGSERVSERHRHRYEVNNSYRKQLEEAGLVISGTSPDSSLVEFVELPADVHPYYVSTQAHPEFKSRPTRSHPLFTGLIGAALENQAD; from the coding sequence CTGAACCGGCCCTCCTCCCGCCTCAACGCCTCGGGCGCACGCACCGAGCACCGCACCGCGCACGTCTTCGTCACCGGCGGCGTCGCCTCCTCGCTCGGCAAGGGCCTCACGGCATCCAGCCTCGGTCGTCTGCTCCGCTCGCGCGGCCTGCGCGTCACCATGCAGAAGCTCGACCCGTACCTCAACGTCGACCCCGGGACGATGAACCCGTTCCAGCACGGCGAGGTGTTCGTCACCGAGGACGGTGCCGAGACGGACCTCGACATCGGCCACTACGAGCGCTTCCTCGACGTCGACCTCGAGGCCACCGCGAACGTCACGACCGGCCAGGTCTACTCCCAGGTCATCGCTCGTGAGCGGCGCGGCGAGTACCTCGGCGACACGGTCCAGGTCATCCCGCACATCACCGACGAGATCAAGTCGCGCATGCGCGCCCAGGCCGGTGAGGACGTCGACGTCATCATCACCGAGATCGGCGGCACGGTCGGCGACATCGAGTCGCAGCCCTTCCTCGAGGCCGCACGCCAGGTGCGCCACGAGCTCGGCCGCGACGACGTGTTCTTCCTCCACGTGTCGCTCGTGCCGTACATCGGCCCGTCGGGCGAGCTCAAGACGAAGCCGACGCAGCACTCGGTCGCCGCGCTGCGCTCGATCGGCATCCAGCCCGACGCGATCGTGCTGCGCGCCGACCGCGTGGTCCCCGAGCCGGTCAAGCGCAAGATCGCGCTCATGTGCGACGTCGACAACGAGGCCGTCGTCAACGCGGTCGACGCGCCGAGCATCTACGACATCCCGCGCGTGCTGCACTCCGAGGGCCTCGACGCCTACGTGGTGCGCCGCCTCGGCCTGCCGTTCCACGACGTCGACTGGGACGGCTGGAGCCAGCTCCTCGAGCGCGTGCACCAGCCCGCCCACCGGGTCGAGGTCGCACTTGTCGGCAAGTACATCGACCTCCCGGACGCGTACCTGTCGGTCACCGAGGCGCTGCGCGCGGGCGGGTTCGCGAACGACGCGAAGGTCACGATCCGCTGGGTCGCGTCCGACGAGTGCCAGACCCCGGCCGGCGCAGACGACGCGCTGCACGGCGTCGACGCCGTCCTCGTGCCGGGCGGGTTCGGCGTGCGCGGCATCGAGGGCAAGCTCGGCGCGCTGCGCTGGGCGCGCGAGAACAAGGTCCCGACGCTCGGGATCTGCCTCGGCCTGCAGTCGATGGTCATCGAGTACGCGCGCAACGTGCTCGGGATCGACGACGCGTCGTCGACCGAGTTCGACCCGGGCACGTCCCACCCCGTCATCGCGACGATGGAGGAGCAGCTCGCGATCGTCGGCGGCGACGGAGACCTGGGTGGCACGATGCGTCTCGGGTCGTACGAGGCCGCGCTGGCACCGGGCTCGGTCGTCGCCAAGACGTACGGGTCGGAGCGCGTCTCGGAGCGTCACCGCCACCGCTACGAGGTGAACAACTCCTACCGCAAGCAGCTCGAGGAGGCGGGGCTCGTGATCAGCGGGACGTCGCCCGACTCCTCGCTCGTCGAGTTCGTCGAGCTCCCCGCGGACGTGCACCCCTACTACGTGAGCACGCAGGCGCACCCGGAGTTCAAGTCGCGCCCGACGCGCTCGCACCCGCTGTTCACCGGCCTCATCGGCGCCGCGCTCGAGAACCAGGCCGACTGA
- a CDS encoding NUDIX domain-containing protein, producing MAAEQGAVSVGTSGQAPVVDALAPRPVVETTVVHAGRVFDLRSDVVDLGDGGRVTREYLDHPGAVAIVALDEQERVLLLRQYRHPVRRELWEVPAGLLDVVGEDGRLAAARELAEESDLQAARWDVLVDYFTTPGGSNEALRVFLARDLSPVPDDERFEREAEELDMELRWVPLDEALRGVLAGELHNPSAVVGILAAAASRAGGWASLRPADAPWPERRGG from the coding sequence GTGGCCGCCGAGCAGGGAGCGGTGTCGGTCGGGACGTCGGGCCAGGCGCCCGTGGTCGACGCGCTCGCCCCGCGCCCGGTCGTGGAGACGACGGTCGTGCACGCGGGTCGCGTGTTCGACCTGCGCTCCGACGTCGTCGACCTGGGCGACGGGGGCCGCGTGACGCGCGAGTACCTCGACCACCCCGGGGCGGTCGCGATCGTCGCCCTCGACGAGCAGGAGCGCGTCCTCCTGCTGCGGCAGTACCGCCACCCCGTGCGGCGCGAGCTGTGGGAGGTGCCGGCGGGCCTGCTCGACGTCGTCGGGGAGGACGGGCGGCTCGCCGCGGCCCGCGAGCTCGCCGAGGAGTCCGACCTGCAGGCCGCGCGCTGGGACGTCCTCGTCGACTACTTCACGACGCCGGGCGGCTCGAACGAGGCGCTGCGCGTCTTCCTCGCGCGGGACCTGTCGCCCGTCCCGGACGACGAGCGGTTCGAGCGCGAGGCCGAGGAGCTCGACATGGAGCTGCGGTGGGTGCCGCTCGACGAGGCGCTGCGCGGCGTCCTGGCGGGGGAGCTGCACAACCCCTCGGCCGTCGTCGGGATCCTCGCCGCCGCCGCCTCCCGCGCGGGCGGCTGGGCGTCGCTGCGCCCGGCCGACGCGCCGTGGCCGGAGCGCCGCGGCGGCTGA
- a CDS encoding formylglycine-generating enzyme family protein, with protein MGVPLPDLVPVPAGRLDVVDARTRESRSVVLEPFHVARTAVTVGQHRSVLAADPIHPRPGRRPAVDDDVPVHGVTWFEAVLWCNAASRVAGLDPAYRVEGRDVRWDVRSAGYRLPTEAEWEHACRGGTSGPRYGPVGDVAWTADDGVDGPRAVATRLPNAFGLHDTLGNVWEWCWDYADTARYGEYRSLRGGGWADRPWSVRAGVRRGSAPDARIEDVGLRVVRGAVGDPGVPAAQGWSDAADRARAQVPGLLPLGWTPLTFPPAAEASAGGADRAVGAED; from the coding sequence GTGGGTGTTCCTCTTCCCGACCTCGTCCCCGTCCCGGCCGGCCGGCTCGACGTCGTCGACGCGCGCACCCGGGAGTCACGCTCCGTCGTCCTGGAGCCGTTCCACGTCGCGCGCACCGCGGTGACCGTCGGTCAGCACCGGTCCGTCCTCGCCGCCGACCCGATCCACCCGCGTCCCGGGCGCCGCCCGGCCGTCGACGACGACGTCCCCGTGCACGGCGTGACGTGGTTCGAGGCGGTGCTGTGGTGCAACGCGGCGTCCCGGGTGGCGGGCCTGGACCCCGCGTACCGGGTCGAGGGCCGGGACGTGCGGTGGGACGTGCGGTCCGCGGGGTACCGGCTCCCGACCGAGGCCGAGTGGGAGCACGCCTGCCGCGGCGGGACGAGCGGCCCGCGCTACGGTCCGGTCGGCGACGTCGCGTGGACCGCGGACGACGGCGTCGACGGTCCCCGGGCCGTCGCCACACGGCTCCCTAACGCGTTCGGTCTCCACGACACGCTCGGCAACGTCTGGGAGTGGTGCTGGGACTACGCCGACACGGCGCGCTACGGCGAGTACCGGAGCCTGCGGGGCGGCGGCTGGGCGGACCGGCCCTGGAGCGTGCGCGCGGGGGTGCGTCGTGGCAGCGCGCCCGACGCGCGGATCGAGGACGTCGGGCTCCGGGTCGTGCGGGGCGCCGTGGGCGACCCGGGCGTCCCCGCGGCCCAGGGGTGGTCGGACGCGGCGGACCGGGCCCGGGCGCAGGTCCCCGGCCTGCTCCCGCTCGGGTGGACGCCGTTGACGTTTCCGCCCGCTGCCGAGGCTTCCGCCGGCGGTGCCGACCGTGCCGTCGGTGCCGAGGACTAG
- a CDS encoding AfsR/SARP family transcriptional regulator, whose protein sequence is MPAPDAPTPPGDALVRVLGPVRVPGSDGTPVAPRGSRAAALVVALALAGGRTLGVATLVEDLWGLDAPQDPRAALQSLVSRLRRDTASGTVLSRAGGYALGVPSDLDRARSALADARSGAHRGSGAGSQDGTGNVADLRGALALWHDEDPGADVPGPVGQALRVEATRLHDGLTVALRSAAAAAGDRETVVALATAALDRDETDEDAARDLMTALAASGREREALAAYARVRHALVRELGTDPAPDLQRLAADLLDRPPGAGDPARSPARDGEADALAAASGAGTRPATGRATGGRATQVRGVRAAPDALVGRDDDVDRVRDALARTRLVTVLGPGGLGKTRLAQEVARRAAATGTVDLVVVVELAGVRSDEDVVVALADGLGISPPGRTGRLADRLAAPELREQVLDRVRGRDVLLVLDNCEHVLDGAAAWTADLLGAAPHLAVLTTSRSPLRLAAEHVYPLDALGADGGTGPAVRLFVERARAVRPGASLPPAVVAQLCERLDGLPLAIELAAARVRTMSVEDVERHLDERFALLRSGDRLAPDRHRTLEAVIEWSWNLLGETEQDLLCRAAVFPDGFSAEAAQAVAGDALPGAVLGAPAWGTLDALDGLVAQSLLRVVEDDGVVRYRMLETVREFGALRLQDAGATAAAREAVQRWAAALAARCADALAGGDQTAAATDLRREQENLLFALREAVQDGRPDVVVRVFAALMGSWLLLGIEDQAAGLVEVVLDSVVGWEVPPEDVQPAALALAAVAGAGAFARPELAARALGRLRRILRRPDVGPRTRAFARLLTVRSAEEMESTLASLRADDDAFVAMLAEFTTAQMAENEGRLAEARSWGALAHERAVARGDVAARATTAMFLASCASEAGDAADVGRWAEAARDHLRALGATATLQQLDWVEMSAAVTLGETERAERMLAAFDGTVGGAGFGTADVPPDVRSVVAMGRAEVAAMHGDDDAALALYGEAAASFDDEARWSPWYVLLVSSWLVRLATAGSALTPTVADELRSLVLGMHRARPHFVDYPVVGTSFLALGVGSVLGAGGTPGGASDAVVERGALLVALAERMGSRQDQPSLRHENAWAQVTAVAGAAVAERARTEVRDLERGDLARRGFALLDEAEGDAGRDGSHDA, encoded by the coding sequence GTGCCCGCACCCGACGCCCCGACCCCGCCGGGGGACGCGCTCGTCCGCGTCCTCGGCCCGGTGCGGGTCCCCGGATCCGACGGCACGCCCGTCGCCCCGCGCGGGTCGCGGGCGGCCGCGCTCGTCGTCGCGCTCGCGCTCGCGGGCGGCCGGACGCTGGGCGTGGCGACGCTCGTCGAGGACCTGTGGGGTCTCGACGCGCCGCAGGACCCGCGCGCCGCGCTCCAGAGCCTCGTGTCGCGGCTCCGGCGGGACACCGCGTCCGGGACCGTCCTCTCGCGAGCGGGCGGCTACGCCCTCGGCGTGCCGAGCGACCTCGACCGCGCCCGCAGTGCGCTCGCCGACGCACGGTCGGGCGCGCACCGTGGGTCCGGTGCGGGCAGCCAGGACGGCACGGGGAACGTCGCCGACCTGCGCGGCGCGCTCGCGCTGTGGCACGACGAGGACCCGGGCGCCGACGTGCCCGGACCCGTCGGGCAGGCGCTGCGCGTGGAGGCGACGCGGCTGCACGACGGCCTCACGGTCGCGCTGCGGTCTGCCGCGGCCGCCGCCGGGGACCGGGAGACGGTCGTCGCGCTCGCGACCGCGGCGCTCGACCGCGACGAGACCGACGAGGACGCCGCGCGCGACCTCATGACGGCTCTCGCGGCGTCGGGCCGGGAGCGCGAGGCGCTCGCCGCGTATGCGCGCGTCCGCCACGCGCTCGTCCGCGAGCTCGGCACGGACCCGGCCCCGGACCTGCAGCGGCTCGCCGCCGACCTGCTCGACCGCCCGCCCGGCGCGGGCGACCCGGCACGCTCGCCCGCACGCGACGGCGAGGCGGACGCGCTCGCCGCGGCCTCCGGGGCAGGTACGCGTCCCGCGACGGGCAGGGCCACCGGTGGGCGCGCGACGCAGGTGCGCGGCGTGCGCGCGGCGCCCGACGCGCTCGTCGGTCGCGACGACGACGTCGACCGCGTGCGCGACGCGCTCGCCCGGACCCGGCTCGTCACGGTCCTCGGTCCGGGCGGGCTCGGCAAGACGCGCCTCGCGCAGGAGGTCGCACGGCGTGCGGCCGCGACCGGGACGGTCGACCTCGTGGTCGTCGTCGAGCTCGCCGGCGTGCGGTCGGACGAGGACGTCGTCGTGGCGCTCGCGGACGGCCTGGGGATCTCCCCGCCCGGACGCACCGGCCGGCTCGCGGACCGCCTGGCCGCGCCGGAGCTGCGCGAGCAGGTGCTCGACCGCGTACGGGGGCGAGACGTCCTGCTCGTCCTGGACAACTGCGAGCACGTCCTCGACGGCGCGGCGGCCTGGACCGCGGACCTGCTCGGCGCGGCACCGCACCTGGCCGTCCTCACGACGAGCCGGTCGCCCCTGCGCCTCGCGGCCGAGCACGTGTATCCCCTCGACGCGCTGGGGGCGGACGGCGGCACCGGCCCCGCCGTGCGCCTCTTCGTCGAGCGCGCCCGCGCGGTCCGACCCGGTGCGAGCCTCCCGCCCGCCGTCGTGGCCCAGCTGTGCGAGCGCCTGGACGGTCTCCCGCTCGCGATCGAGCTCGCCGCGGCGCGCGTGCGCACGATGAGCGTCGAGGACGTCGAACGGCACCTCGACGAGCGCTTCGCGCTCCTGCGCTCGGGCGACCGGCTCGCCCCCGACCGGCATCGCACGCTCGAGGCCGTGATCGAGTGGAGCTGGAACCTGCTGGGGGAGACCGAGCAGGACCTGCTGTGCCGTGCGGCGGTGTTCCCGGACGGCTTCTCGGCCGAGGCGGCGCAGGCCGTGGCGGGTGACGCGCTCCCGGGAGCGGTGCTGGGTGCGCCCGCGTGGGGAACCTTGGACGCGCTCGACGGTCTCGTCGCCCAGTCGCTCCTGCGGGTCGTCGAGGACGACGGGGTCGTGCGCTACCGGATGCTCGAGACGGTCCGGGAGTTCGGCGCCCTGCGGCTCCAGGACGCGGGTGCCACGGCTGCGGCGCGCGAGGCCGTGCAGCGCTGGGCCGCCGCGCTCGCGGCGCGCTGCGCGGACGCGCTCGCCGGCGGCGACCAGACCGCCGCCGCGACCGACCTGCGGCGCGAGCAGGAGAACCTCCTCTTCGCGCTCCGCGAGGCGGTCCAGGACGGCCGACCCGACGTCGTCGTGCGGGTGTTCGCGGCGCTCATGGGGTCCTGGCTCCTGCTCGGCATCGAGGACCAGGCCGCCGGGCTCGTCGAGGTCGTGCTCGACTCGGTCGTCGGCTGGGAGGTCCCGCCCGAGGACGTCCAGCCCGCGGCCCTCGCGCTCGCCGCCGTCGCGGGCGCCGGGGCGTTCGCGCGCCCCGAGCTCGCCGCCCGGGCGCTGGGGCGCCTGCGCCGGATCCTGCGCCGTCCCGACGTCGGGCCGCGCACCCGGGCGTTCGCCCGGCTCCTCACGGTGCGCAGCGCCGAGGAGATGGAGTCCACGCTCGCGAGCCTGCGGGCCGACGACGACGCGTTCGTCGCGATGCTGGCCGAGTTCACGACGGCCCAGATGGCGGAGAACGAGGGACGCCTCGCCGAGGCGCGCTCGTGGGGCGCGCTCGCGCACGAGCGGGCGGTCGCCCGGGGCGACGTCGCGGCGCGCGCCACGACGGCGATGTTCCTCGCCTCGTGCGCGAGCGAGGCGGGCGACGCCGCGGACGTCGGGCGCTGGGCCGAGGCCGCGCGCGACCATCTCCGGGCGCTCGGCGCGACGGCGACGCTGCAGCAGCTCGACTGGGTGGAGATGTCGGCCGCGGTGACGCTCGGCGAGACGGAGCGCGCCGAGCGGATGCTCGCGGCGTTCGACGGCACGGTGGGCGGCGCGGGGTTCGGCACCGCCGACGTCCCGCCCGACGTGCGGTCCGTCGTCGCGATGGGTCGGGCGGAGGTCGCCGCGATGCACGGCGACGACGACGCGGCCCTCGCGCTCTACGGCGAGGCCGCCGCCTCGTTCGACGACGAGGCACGCTGGTCGCCGTGGTACGTGCTCCTCGTCTCGTCGTGGCTCGTGCGCCTCGCGACCGCCGGCTCGGCGCTGACCCCGACGGTCGCCGACGAGCTGCGGTCGCTCGTGCTCGGCATGCACCGGGCACGCCCGCACTTCGTGGACTACCCGGTCGTCGGGACGTCGTTCCTCGCGCTCGGGGTCGGGTCGGTGCTGGGCGCGGGCGGCACCCCTGGCGGCGCCTCGGACGCCGTCGTCGAACGGGGTGCCCTGCTCGTCGCGCTCGCGGAACGGATGGGCTCGCGGCAGGACCAGCCCTCTCTCCGGCACGAGAACGCGTGGGCGCAGGTGACCGCCGTCGCCGGTGCGGCGGTCGCGGAGCGGGCACGGACCGAGGTCCGCGACCTGGAGCGGGGTGACCTCGCACGCCGGGGGTTCGCACTCCTCGACGAGGCCGAGGGCGACGCCGGCCGGGACGGCTCGCACGACGCCTGA
- a CDS encoding ABC transporter permease gives MSAATTTTTTTPPTTPGPTDAAPAARPRIQAGADRAVSDRTSLRATADHTLTMAYRGLLKIKRTPEQLFDVTLQPILFTLMFTYIFGGAIAGDVTSYLPIIIPGILVQTVITTSVVTGTQLREDMDKGVFDRFRSLPIARIAPLSGALLADTVRYLIATTLTFAMGYLMGYRPDGGLGAVALAGLLVIVCSWAVSWIFAFFGVVARTASSVQGISMIVLFPLTFLSNAFVQPDTMPGWLQGFVNVNPVSHLVTAVRELANTGTLGSDAAISLVGAAVIVAVFAPLTVRAYMRKA, from the coding sequence ATGAGCGCTGCGACGACCACCACGACCACGACTCCCCCCACGACTCCCGGCCCGACCGACGCGGCGCCCGCGGCCCGGCCCCGTATCCAGGCGGGCGCCGACCGCGCGGTGTCCGACCGCACGTCGCTGCGCGCGACGGCCGACCACACGCTGACCATGGCGTACCGCGGTCTGCTGAAGATCAAGCGCACGCCCGAGCAGCTCTTCGACGTGACGCTGCAGCCGATCCTCTTCACGCTGATGTTCACGTACATCTTCGGCGGGGCCATCGCGGGCGACGTGACGAGCTACCTGCCGATCATCATCCCGGGCATCCTCGTGCAGACCGTCATCACGACGTCGGTCGTCACCGGCACGCAGCTGCGCGAGGACATGGACAAGGGCGTGTTCGACCGCTTCCGGTCGCTGCCCATCGCGCGCATCGCGCCGTTGTCGGGCGCGCTCCTCGCGGACACGGTCCGCTACCTCATCGCGACCACGCTCACGTTCGCGATGGGCTACCTCATGGGCTACCGGCCCGACGGCGGCCTCGGTGCGGTCGCGCTCGCAGGGCTGCTCGTCATCGTGTGCTCGTGGGCCGTGAGCTGGATCTTCGCGTTCTTCGGCGTCGTCGCCCGGACCGCGTCGAGCGTGCAGGGCATCTCGATGATCGTGCTCTTCCCGCTGACGTTCCTGTCGAACGCGTTCGTCCAGCCGGACACGATGCCGGGCTGGCTCCAGGGCTTCGTCAACGTCAACCCGGTGTCGCACCTCGTCACCGCGGTCCGGGAGCTGGCGAACACCGGGACGCTCGGCTCCGACGCCGCGATCTCGCTCGTCGGTGCGGCGGTCATCGTCGCGGTCTTCGCGCCGCTCACCGTGCGTGCGTACATGCGCAAGGCCTGA
- a CDS encoding ATP-binding cassette domain-containing protein, giving the protein MTTPAIEAHGLVKVFGENRAVDGVDLTVRTGTVYGVLGPNGAGKTTTISMLATLLRPDAGEARVFGHDVVAHPHKVRQLIGVTGQYASVDETLSATENLVIFARLLGLSRTQARRKAVELLEAFGLTDAASRPLKNFSGGMRRRLDLAASLIAQPPLIFLDEPTTGLDPRTRAQMWATIRDLVASGSTVLLTTQYLDEADQLADRIAVIDRGRVVAEGTADDLKDAVGDQSLQLALVHAADVTPALEIVERSLGLAATVSPEARRLTVPVPGPDVVTDLLVRLREARIEVGSLSMDKPSLDEVFLTLTGHGAEASDPTSGDGTTDGAGGSRSTDDTPGARDDRAAATREAALR; this is encoded by the coding sequence ATGACCACCCCCGCGATCGAGGCCCACGGCCTCGTGAAGGTCTTCGGCGAGAACCGCGCCGTCGACGGCGTGGACCTCACCGTGCGCACCGGCACCGTCTACGGGGTCCTCGGACCCAACGGCGCCGGGAAGACCACGACCATCAGCATGCTCGCGACGCTCCTGCGCCCGGACGCGGGCGAGGCCCGCGTGTTCGGGCACGACGTCGTCGCGCACCCGCACAAGGTGCGCCAGCTCATCGGCGTGACGGGCCAGTACGCGTCGGTCGACGAGACGCTCAGCGCGACGGAGAACCTCGTGATCTTCGCGCGGCTCCTCGGGCTGTCGCGCACGCAGGCCCGGCGCAAGGCGGTCGAGCTGCTCGAGGCGTTCGGCCTCACGGACGCGGCGTCCCGCCCGCTGAAGAACTTCTCGGGCGGCATGCGCCGCCGTCTGGACCTCGCCGCGAGCCTCATCGCGCAGCCGCCGCTCATCTTCCTCGACGAGCCGACGACGGGCCTGGACCCGCGCACGCGCGCTCAGATGTGGGCGACGATCCGCGACCTCGTCGCGAGCGGCTCCACGGTGCTGCTCACGACGCAGTACCTGGACGAGGCGGACCAGCTCGCGGACCGGATCGCGGTGATCGACCGCGGGCGCGTGGTGGCCGAGGGCACGGCGGACGACCTCAAGGACGCCGTCGGCGACCAGTCTCTGCAGCTCGCTCTGGTCCACGCCGCGGACGTGACGCCCGCGCTCGAGATCGTCGAGCGCTCGCTGGGCCTCGCCGCGACGGTCTCTCCCGAGGCGCGTCGGCTCACGGTGCCGGTCCCCGGTCCGGACGTCGTGACGGACCTCCTCGTGCGGCTGCGCGAGGCCCGCATCGAGGTCGGCTCGCTGAGCATGGACAAGCCGAGCCTCGACGAGGTGTTCCTCACCCTGACGGGGCACGGCGCCGAGGCGTCCGACCCGACGTCCGGCGACGGCACGACGGACGGCGCCGGGGGCTCGCGCTCCACGGACGACACCCCGGGCGCGCGCGACGACCGCGCGGCCGCGACGCGAGAGGCGGCACTGCGATGA